The Calliopsis andreniformis isolate RMS-2024a chromosome 5, iyCalAndr_principal, whole genome shotgun sequence nucleotide sequence GTATAACTATTCAGATTAATTTAGTAGGCAGGTAAGTTCTGGCTCATATGTTGAggattttcttttatactactTGTTCTTCTAGAAATAGTAGAAAAGCAGAAAAGAATTATTTTAGAAAGAATAATtccttttcttctattttttgaAGTTTTATTGCATACTGCTGTGAACGCTAATAATCCCCTCAAAAAtagtaaataaatatattaaatatcaaTCTACTCAAGGTACTAAACAATCGTTATGGCGAAACAGACAATTACGTCATTCTCAATTTACATAGTCAATCACCGAAATATGTTACCCTCGAGGCATGAAGCAGACTCTTTGATACTATCGCGAAAGCATAGTAACGGGTTAGAAGTGGTTCTCATTCGAACCAAAGGCTCTAAGCACGAGACAGTGACTGGTGAAATCACTGACTGATTAAATACCAGTTCAATTCTACCTAAACTCTTAATAGCCCCAAGTTCAATACGTCGTTTATGCGCTGCAGGTAATACGTACACACAGGAACTACTATAAATACTTTTATTCGCTACATTGAATGCCATGGTTCGATACAATTGAGCTTCTTCCTATAACACATATATAGTTGTATAAGAATATAAAAAGTGTCTGCTGCTTTCGCGCTCCGCAATTTAGTAGTGAAAAAACCAGTAAAAATCCTTGCGCGGCTATACGTAGAAAAGGCATGTACATCCTGTCGGGAAGTTATATTGTCCAGTCTTTCTCAAAGGTTCTCTCGTGAGCGATCGCCCCCGAGGTCACCAGACATTACTCTTCCGCTGCTCAGCTGCCGCTGGCTCGCTTGTTCTTTCGCGACCTCTCGGGCCGATCGCCTGCGTCGCAGAATGTTCGAAGCGGTTGTCTGGTTgcaaaaaagaaaaaggaaaattttTATCGTTTCCGATTAGTGATGGGACTGATAGCATCCATAGTGTTGGTGATGTACAAATCATGTGATATCGAAGTAGTTAATGAGAAGTATTGGAAGGTATTGATATTTTAGGTACCTGGTATTAAGTTTAGACGTCGATATAGTTTTAGAAGCGATACCAAAACAATTATGTCGAATCGATTCCTGTTTGATATTTCTCAGTTTGGAAGTATCGGTACCAGTTCGATATTGAATGAATATTCTTTCGATACAAGTTTTTTCGATATCTCTGTTTTTGACACTACTCCATATTAAATCGAAAATAGATTAGTAGTAGTATCGATAATATCGATTCACTATCAGTCTACCACTATTTTTGATCCTTCGTCCCTTGGTGTCATTTATGGTATTCAATCCTTGAGGATCTTGACTTCGAATGTTACTTTCTTCTTAAAAATTGTAACTGTATCGTCTTAAAGAACGCTATTTAGTTCATGTTTCTATTTCTAGATTTATTTCTGCAATAAAGCTAGAAGAACATACTCagaaataatcaatttttcagTACAGTTATCTTCCATTTTGGATTAGAACTTGACATGTTAGTAAAACATTGATCAAAGTTCTTCTATTAATCCATAATTTCGATCGAGTTCTTTGGTTCCTGTTGTTACTTTTTTCTGAAGTCTAACTCTGAAGCTCTGAAGTTAATGAATAGTCTGTGAACCGCTTATAGATCAGTATTACTTATCATTGAACTATTCAAAATGATCAGCAGGCTATAACTCCTTTATGATTTCATAGCTTCTCAAGATAAAATACCATTTTTCGCATTCAGACAACCACTTCAAAACACCACTCATCGCGCATAAAACGGGCACAACGACGTACGATAGAAAAAGTATCTGTTAaacttataaaaatatattatacaagGTGAAACACGTAGCAACAAGGGGCGAGCATCGACGCGACAACCCCAGAGACGTCGAGGATCGTCCCTTTTCATTCTGATCGAACTCCGATTACCTCGAGCTCGGTCTAGGCGTTGCACAGTGGCCTTAAAAACTATCCTAAATTTAAGTTCTCTCCAAAGAAAGCTTCGACAACCTAGACCAACCTCCTAACAACTGTAACAGAACTGGAACGGCTTGCAGGAAACGCGTAATCTCGAATAAGGACGACTCACCGAAAGATCATAGTCTCTGTCTTTCTCTCTCCCTACCGCTCTCTCACTCACCtcaacacacacatacacactctGTCCCTCTCACCCTCGCATTCTCCCAAAAATTTCCTCGTCGTCCTACGAAACGACAGCCCCTGGTCTTGTCTGGCCGTGTTGACGACTACTTAGGCTAACAAGCTCACGGGCCGTGAACGCGTCACGTGGTTACACACATTCTGGCGAAGGCTCTGGAATTAAGGTAACAGAGGATGGTAGTAAACAGGCTTGCGACTCTTCTCCATCACGTAGAACGCCTTCGGTTTTCCATTCCCAGGGAAATTCTTGTGGATGCTCGTGGACCCAGACTTGCCACTGATCGGCGCGTAGTACGACATGGCTGCCTTCTTTCGGTGCTTCTTCACCTTTCCAGCGTTCCTCGTACCGTGGAGCTCGTTGGCCAGGTGGATCCTATGCACACTCGAATCGTCCAGCCTGTACGTTTTATTGGCGACGTTCCCGTGGCTCTTCTTCGATGATTCACCCTTCTTATCGACATGGTCGGGATAGCTGAGCCGCTTGTCGTTGTTCCTGACGTGCTTCGAGGGGCTAGCCTTCTGACGCAGGACGATCTTATTATTGTCCGAGCTGTAATATTTCTTGTTCTCGTGAGTCACGCCGAGCCCCGTCTTGGAAATCCCTGGGTGACTGTCCTCCGCGGTGTACTTCGAGCCTGGGTGCCTCTTCGTCTCTTCCAGCTTCTTCTTCGACTGGTCCAGCttcagctgtgtctggagcctcTTCTTCTCGCTGATCTTCTTCACCACGGGGAGATTCCAGTGGTAGATCTTCGCGGGCTTGCCGTTCCCCTGGAATCCTACAGGAAAGTTCGGTCCTGTCTTTGTTACTTTTTCGTCCTTCACTGATTTGTGCGGTTTCGTAATCGTGTAATAGGGAGGGCTAGCCGGAAGTTTGACGATGTAAACGTGACTGTCACGGTGACCGTGACGACGACTGTACGGCTGATGGATCCGTGTTTGCGAACCCAATCCAGGCGGCTCGGGACCAGCCAGGCGTTTCTTATGGTGCCCATCGGGAATCTGAAGCGGTGCGAGACCAAGGCGATTTAGGATCGCTGCGTTGCTTGTGTGGACTGTTTCGAAGTTGGACATAGCTGTCTCGGAGGCGATCCCAATGGCGCTGCTGGAGAGGAGCAGCAACGTGCAACTGAGGAATCTGAAACAGGAAACATTGGCATGGAGTTAGAGAAAATTTAGGTGTGGAGGAGAGTACAGTAGAACTGGATTATATGAAGTATTATGggttcagacctgaaacatccttTTAGGTAGCTAGTTTCGTTATCTTCGGTAGACTAGTGTTAGACTGCTCTTCAAATTCCAATTGATGTTTTACTCTTAGTGTTATTATACTGGATTCTTGTTTTATTGCACTTGTGTGTTAATATGGTATGTATAATTTAGTAGTTATTACATTtgttattttatataaaattctaaCTGTATCACTAAAGATTGATAAATGTCAAAGTTTAGATACTTGTTACAAGTGCTTTTAAAAGTTATTAACAATTAAAAGTGTCACTCACCAGTGACCATAACgacaataaatatattaaatagatTTTAAACTCATGATTATCTGTACTCAAGATCCTGCACCAATGTATTCAGTATTTCTTATTCATTAACTTTGCAGAAGCTCACTAAAAAGCAATGATGACACGTTAGGATCTCTCTCGTCATAGCTCAGAGAATGAAATGGCTGCAGCATCTCAGAAGACAATCCATCATGACTGCCTAGTGGTAGAGACCAAAAAGAACAAATTGTTTTAACCCTTCTCTACCAAGAGACGTTGCTTTAAGCAGATATGAGAGAACGAAAACAGCTCCTGGAGCCACCTGGCAGATCGTAAACTAGCTCGTTCGTCGAAAGAAGGGAGGCAAAGAAAAATTTCATTGACCGTAAAAGTGACGATCCTGCCAACTAAACGACTTGAAACTTTACGAGCGAAGAAACGCGTGTATAAAAAGGCGCTGGGACGTGATTCTCCTCTCGAGTATCAAATGTGTATTGCACAGTGGACCAAATCTCATAAAAGCTGGCGAAAATTGATGTTCCTGATAACATCGCGATGTTATTAGACATATCGTACACGAGGAATTTTCACAGTCACTGATCAAGTGTTTCATTTCGACTGCATTTTGTTCATTGAGCTTTGATCCATAAAAACAcatctgaaataaaaacattttttatccATGAATGTTTTCTCATTTACAATATTGAACTGAAGCTTTTATTAGAAAAAATTCGTTTTTTATCGATTAACAATTTTTAAACtgttttaaattgaaatattaatttgACATTAAATTCGATCTGAAAAAAGATCAGTAAATGACGCTTTtaggaatatttgaaaaatttctaagtttAGGCTTCTTGTCTGAAATTTAATCAACTGAGCGTTGATACCATAAACCGTTTGAAAACCACGGTTGTTTATCACGTTAGCGGTAAAGACGAGCGATAAATCGCCTTTCCCTCTTAATTACTCGCTACATACGAGATAGTGACCGCTAATTATTCCACGGTCGTTGTTACCCTTTCCTACGCTGACGCTGCACGCATAATACCGAGAAACGTGCGTTCCATTTCATTAACCCTTACTTACTTGCGTATATAGTACGAAATGATGGAACTACATTTGTGTAAATAACTGTTTTTGAGCTATTAATACAAAAAAATTGGTTtctgcttaaaatacagtattacCTCGTTTCTCGAAGAATCATGTCAAATTGTcttaagaaatataaaaattataggaaatataaaattaaggaTTTCGCTGAAAAAAATGCAGAAAATGAATGATGTTCGTTTGACGCATTCAAAATTCCCAGGAAAGACAGAAGTCTGACTGGCAACCGTTATGTCGTATATCAAAATTAAATAGGACACGACATGTAATTTACATTCACGACGAACAGCTTGTAATCGTTTGGTTATTATTTTTGACGCCATGAGACACACTTCATGTATTATTCAATAAATATTAGCAGATTAATCGGAACGTGTGTAATAGCCTCGTTACATCGACCGATGATGAACGAGAGGAAATTATAGGCACTATGAGCGACATTAAATTGTGCTGAAGAGAAAGATTcgcaaatataataaaaatgacgataacttttaatACTGTTTAACCCTCATAATTAGgtgttaaatattttcaaaatatgtAGCTATGGTagttcaaataaaaaatttgaacgTATTTCTCATgtttaaatgtttgaatatttcgatattaaaatatttgaatatttaactgCTGACATgtttaaatacttaaatattggaatatttatgaatttcagaattgaaatatttgaaaatatagtggttaaaaatttgaaatccaaCTGTAACCACGCACTTTTATTCTCCTTTAACgaagaatttttcaaaattctccGCATAATAAGACTGTCAACCATAAATTTATAGAGAGTCCTGCCTTCTCAAGAAGAACGAGAAGATATTGCAAGAAAAATAATTAACTGCCTCTTTTTGCGAGTTTGGAAGAAAAGCGAGTTAGTCTAGAGGCAACGGTCCTCGGAGTGTCCGTCACGCAACGTACATGAATTAATACGCCAGCCAGGCGCCTTCCCCGTTGCAAAATTATTCCTCCGTTCCCTCTAAGTTCTATTTCGTGCTGACCGACGTGCGTGTTGAACTTGAAGTAAGAGGGAAAACCGTGAGGCTTCATGGGGGGAAATGAAAACGACTGGTACGAGTTAAGTAATATTGCATCCTAGTGAATTCATCTTGCACACGCTCCAGCCGCCTGCTGCAGAACTGAAACGTCTAATAGCGGCAATTCAAGAAAGTATGTCAGAAATGCGTGAAGTTAACCGACTGGCCAACTGGATTTAATTAAAGAGAGATTTTTCGTCTCGAGGGGCACGGATCCAATCTTTTCCACAACAAGGTCTCGTTCACGCGGTTCCCCTGTATTTTAAGCGACTCATCCTGCTATTAACTCTAACCACGAGGATTCTCACAGCAATAAAAGCGTGTCGATATAAATGTGGGGCTTACGGAGGCTAGACAGTCGCCTGAATAACCTCGTTGTTCTAACGAGACGACCTGGGATTTTAGTTGTGGAgtttaatgaaatttttagaTCGATGCTGGATGGTCTTTCTTATAAGTTAAGTCTTGTACACACCATTGGCCACAAATTTAAACTTATCTTACCTGAGAATTAGCTTACTAATTCTTAGATAAATTATACTATATGGCAAAATAGGTGTGTAGgtacttaattttaatttaatactGATACTTTCAATAATAGTTACAATGTGAGATTCCCTTTTTAGCCTTATGCTATCCTAAGTTCTAATTTTTCAGCAATACACAATACATACTACTGTATTAACCTTTTTAGTATCAATGTACCG carries:
- the LOC143178852 gene encoding uncharacterized protein LOC143178852; amino-acid sequence: MCTITRFLSCTLLLLSSSAIGIASETAMSNFETVHTSNAAILNRLGLAPLQIPDGHHKKRLAGPEPPGLGSQTRIHQPYSRRHGHRDSHVYIVKLPASPPYYTITKPHKSVKDEKVTKTGPNFPVGFQGNGKPAKIYHWNLPVVKKISEKKRLQTQLKLDQSKKKLEETKRHPGSKYTAEDSHPGISKTGLGVTHENKKYYSSDNNKIVLRQKASPSKHVRNNDKRLSYPDHVDKKGESSKKSHGNVANKTYRLDDSSVHRIHLANELHGTRNAGKVKKHRKKAAMSYYAPISGKSGSTSIHKNFPGNGKPKAFYVMEKSRKPVYYHPLLP